GCAGACAAAATAATGGACTTCGTCTAAATCTATAGATGCTAGTTTGTAATACATAGTACTATGTGCTACTTTGGTGATGCAAGTACACCCGTACGATTGGAGCTGTGGGGGAATGCAGCTCATATAGTAGAAAATTAAAACACTTTTTCTGCTTATTTAATTACCTGAAGTTCAGATGATAGAGCTTAATTGTATATACGCTAGCACAATAAAACTATGAAACTACAAATCACCAATATCTCCAAAACATATCCCAATGGGGTGCAGGCGCTCCAGGATATCACGCTCACCATTCCAAATGGCATGTACGGCCTGCTGGGACCAAACGGGGCTGGTAAATCTACGCTCATGCGGATTCTGGCAACCCTGCAGGAACCAGACAGCGGCAGTATTCAACTCGGGGAAATAGATGTACTGAAGCAGCAGGACGAAGTGCGCCAGACACTGGGGTACCTGCCGCAGGAGTTTGGGGTTTACCCTAAAGCAAGGGCCGAGGACCTGCTGGACTATTTTGCCGTGCTCAAAGGCATCATCAACCGGGCTTCCAGAAGAGAGGTGGTAGAAGCCTTATTGAAACAAACCAACCTGTGGGATAAGCGCAGGCAGAAACTGGGCGGCTTCTCGGGTGGTATGAAACAGCGTTTTGGTGTGGCAGTAGCACTGCTTGGCAATCCCAAGTTGATGATTGTGGATGAACCAACGGCGGGGCTGGACCCAGCCGAGCGGGTGCGCTTTCTTAACCTGTTGAGCGAGTTGGGTGAGAACAGTGTGGTGCTGCTATCTACGCATATTGTAGAAGATGTGAGCGAGCTCTGTACCCGTATGGCCATCATCAACAAAGGGCAAATACTGCAGGAAGCGGAGCCTATAAGAGCAGTAGAAGGACTGCAGGGGAGGATCTGGCGCCGCATTGTGGAGAAAAGTGTGTTGCCGGAGTTGGAGCGGGAGCATAAGGTTATCTCTACCAAACTGCTAAGCGGACGAACCTTAGTCCATATCTACAGCGAAGAAGATCCCGGCAGTGGGCTCGAATTGGTTCAGCCCAATCTGGAAGATGTATATTTCACCACCATGGCGGGATATGCTCAAAAGCAGGTGCTGCCACAGGAGAGGGAGGTGCAGCTATGAAGCTGTGGAAGATTTTTCGCTTTGAGTTCGCCTACCTGGCCGGGCGCATCTCCACCTGGCTTTATGTAGGTGTCCTGCTCGCCTTCACTTTTGGTATGACCCAGTTCATCAAACCTGGGGACGGCGTGTATCCTAACAATACCTTACTCATCACGGCTATTACTGTCATTGGCATCTTTCTCTGGCTTGTGATAGGCGCATCCACCGCTGGTGAAGCAGCAGCGCGGGACGTGCAGACGCGGATGCATCCCCTTACCTATATCACCCCGGTTACGAAGTTTAGCTACCTGGGCGGACGGTTTCTTGCAGCCTTTGCTGTGAATGCACTCCTGTTGCTTTCTTTGCCTTTAGGTGCGCTGCTTTCCTTCTACCTGCCAGGTTTGGCTCAGGAGGGATTACTACCGTTCAGGCCAGCAGTATATTTGAATGTCTACTTCCTGATTGCCTTACCGCTTGTTTTTATTGCCACAGCCCTACAATTCACCTTTGCTGCGCTGAGCCGCCAGGTGATGACCAGTTATTTGGCCAGCCTGCTATTAGCACTTGTTGCTCAGATAATCGCTATTTCGGTGGCAAAACTCTTCGGGAATTGGGACCTGGTTAAATTACTGGATCCTGTAGGTGTCTCCGGTATTATAGGCAACGAACTGCAAACATGGACGCCTACTGACAAAAATACGCGTCTTGTAGAACTGGAAGGCATGTTTCTGCTGAATCGCATCTTGTGGGGAATTGTGGCTGTGGGGTTGTTGTGGCTTACGTACCTCCGCTTCAGCTTTACTCATCCTGAAACAAGCAGCTGGATGGGGCGCATTATGCGGCGGCCAAAAGTACAGGCTAGTACAACTGCCGAACCCGCCGTGGTTAGAGCAGCCGCCATTCAGGTTCCGCAGGTGCAGCGAAGTTTCGGCTCTGCCACTTATTTCCGTCAGGCACTCAAAATTGCCTGGGCATCTTTCGGGAAGATAGCCAGACACCCTCTTGGACTCACGCTGGTAGGTGCCATTGCCTTGCTCACAGCTGTATTCGGCGACAAAATCGTGAGTGAGTTTGGTATTCCGCTGCTCCCCACTACGCAGCAGGTGGTTGACTTCCTGACCGCTCCTGTAAGTAACATCAGTACCCCTTGGGTGGTTATTCCGTTACTCATCATGTACTTTGTCGGCATGCTTGTCTGGCATGAGCGGGATGGGGGCATAAGCGATATGGCCGATGCGGCACCGGTACCGGAATGGGTGCTCTTCACTGGGAAGTTTCTGGGGGTAGCTCTTATCATCGTGGTATGGATGGTCATCCTCATGGCCGGCGGTATGGGGATGCAGATAGGCCTGGGCTACGATCAATTGGAAATAGGCCTATACGTGCAGGCGCTCTTCGGACTGCAGCTCGTGGACTACCTGCTCTTTGCTCTGCTTGCCTTTGTGGTACACGTAGTCGTAAATCAAAAACACATTGGCTTCCTGGTATTACTTTTGGTCTTTAGTTTCATGGCCTTTCCTTCTCATTTCAATGTTGAGCACCACATGCTCATTTTTGGAGCAGACACAGGCTGGTGGTACACCGACATGCGTGGCTTCGGCCCTTCTCTTGGGCCGTGGCTGTGGTTTAAGTTGTATTGGACTGCCTGGGCATTACTGTTGGCAGTGGGAGCGCGCTTGCTTTGGGTACGGGGAAGAGAACAAAGTCTGCAATCCCGTCTGAAGTCAGCTCAGCGCCGTTTTACAGGCTCCACAACCTGGGTTGCCGTACTTGGCATAGGGCTTCTCCTTACCCTGGGGAGCTTCATTTTCTATAACACCAATGTGCTGAACGAGTACCTGCCAGTATCCGACATACTTGAACGGAAGGCTGAATACGAACGACGCTACGGCCAGTACAGAAACACCCCGCAACCCCAACTGACGTCTACCAAGCTGCACGTGGAGATATACCCTGACCAACAGCAAGTCGTGATACGTGCTGCTTACACGTTGGTGAACAGGGAGACAGAACCTATTGACTCTATCCATCTGGGAAGCGTATCGGGCATAGCGCCTGCTGAAGTCTCTTTCGACCGGCCAGCTGCCGGCGTGCTGCTAGACAACGAGCTCAGTTATCACATGTATGCCCTGGAAGAATCGCTTCAGCCAGGAGATTCGCTGCAACTAAACTTTGTAGTAAATTATAAACAGCAGGGTTTCAGTCACAGCGGCGCCAGCGCAATGGTAGTGGAGAATGGCACCTACTTCACGAATTTCGACCTGCTCCTAACCATTGGCTACCAACACTTTAGAGAAATTGATGATGCAGTTCTTCGGAAAAAGCATAAGCTGGCTGCGCGCCCTGAACTACCTTCTCTTTATGATGAAGAGGCGCGTAAGAAGCCGTTCAGTACTGATCAAAGCACTTTTGAGGCCATACTTGGTACAGCAAATGATGAAGTAGCCGTAGCGCCGGGCGCTTTAAAACGAACCTGGACAAAAGGTGACCGCCGCTACTTCCACTACAAAGCTAATGTACCTATTGGTGGGGAGTTCGCCATCTTATCCGGAAAATATGCGGTGCAGCAAAGTAAGTGGAATGATGTCGCGATCAGAATTTACTATCATCCAAACCATGCTCAAAACATAGGCCGAATGCTTAGGAGCGCAAAAGCGTCACTAGCGCATTTTACTGAGCAGTTTGGGCCTTACCCCTTTAAGCATTTCACGTTGGTAGAGCGTGCTGGTTCCGGATTTGGCGCAACTGCGGATGCGGGCATCGTCTATTATGGCGAGCAGTATCCGCTTATGAATCCAGATGACAGTCAGGATGGCTTTGACCTTCCTTACTATATTATGGCGCATGAAGTGGGGCACCAGTGGTGGGGGATGGCCCGATTAACACCAGCATACGTCGAAGGAGCCGGCGTCCTGATTGAAGGTCTTGCCGTTTACGCCGGCATGCAGGTTCTGGAGAAGAACTATGGAGATGTCCATCTGCAGCAGTACGTGAATTTTCTGCACTCGACCTATGAAATGCCACGCTCTCTTGCCACAGCCTCTTTGCTGCAGGCAGACGAAGATTTTTTATACTATCGAAAAGGGGGGCTTGCCCTACATGCCCTGGCAAGATACTTAGGGAAAGACAAGGTCAATGGGGCGCTTCGGAACCTGCTCCAAAAACGCACTGCGGGAGAGATTCCCCATCCAACAACCCTGGACCTTTATCAGGAGCTGCAAACAATTACCCCAGACTCCTTGAATTACTTGTTACACGACCTGTTTAAGGAGAACACGTACTGGCGCCTCAAGACAAACCGATTTGAAGTAGAACAAACAAAAGAGGGCAGCTGGCAGGTAACGCTGGAGGTGCAGGCTCAAAAGGCGATAGTGGACCGTACAGGTTCTGAAAGGGAAGTGCCGATGAATGATTGGCTGGAAGTTGGTATTTATGAGGAAGGCAAAACATTAAGGGAGCCGCTCTACCTTCAGATGCACCGCATCCGGTCTGGAGAGCAGACCATAAAAGTGACAGTGCCCCGAAAACCTGACCGCGGCGGCATAGATCCGAACCACCTGATGATTGACCTTAGACGGGATGATAATATTAAGTGATTGTACAGGGGAAAGGCCCAATCCACAGCATAAACTTGTACTGAAGTCGAACTTCATCAGCACAGCATATGCCGCGCTGGCCTTGCATCTAGCAGTGGGAGCGTAGAGTACCTGTCTGTCCTGCTGAACATGTGGGGCTTTAAGTCAGTACTTGTTCTCTGTTTCTTACTTAACTTAGTATTATGCCGCAACTACTTCATAAGCTACCACCATTACTTGTCATGAGTAATTACTGCACAGCATAACAATTCTTCACCCTGTCATGAAATAAAAAAGAAGCAGAAAGCAGTATTCCAAGTGTCAGTTACCGTAACAGGAAATACTATGTTTGGAGTAAGTGATATACCGAAGTTTTTTCTCGCCTTCTTTCTGGTGCTTCCTATCATCTCATTTGTGCACGAGGCAGGGCATGTTTTCTTTGCCTGGCTGATGGGTGGCAGGAACATCAAAGTAACCGTTGGCTCCGGTGATGTGCTGTTTAGAGCTGGGATGCTGGAGATACGCAAGTACTATTTCTGGTACGGCCTCTGCTCATTTGACAACCTGAAGCGCAATCACCGCTTTGCCAATATCCTGATCTTTGCCGGGGGAGCGCTGTTCAACGCCATTGCCGCGGTGGTGGTGATTTACCTGATAGAGAACAATATCTTAAAGCCTAACTTGGCCACTTACCAGTTTACCTATTTTTCGCTTTACTATATTTTTTTCGCGCTTCTGCCAATGCCATACCCTGGTGGAAGCGCCAGCGACGGTAAGATTATACTTGACCTGATCCGAAACAAAAAGCAGCTGGGAGAGAGAACGTATCGTGTACAGTGGAACGAGGAAGAGAAGCAGTGGCATGTGTTGAACGACGACCACGAACTGGTGCAGGCGTTTGAGGATGAAGAGCAGGCCCTCACTAAAGCACATGAGGTAGCCCAAAGCAACCGCCCCAGCCGCTTGGTTAACAGCCAAAACGGCAAAGAAGTGGAGGTACAGAACTACCCAAGAATTCCTTTATAAGTTTTTTTAATGGAAGTAGTTCTTGTATAAAACACTGTAGGGTTGCAGGTTACTCCTCTCCAGAAGATGGTCTGGAAGTATGATGGCATCGTCATAAAAATCTATACTGGCAGTGCTCCGTAACAAAAGGACGTCAACTCATACCTGAATCTATGATTGCAGTCATCCTTAGTTTCCTGGTCATGCTCAACCCCTTCGCTCTTTTCCTGTACCTGAAACCTGTTATGAACGATTTATCGGACGCAGATTTCCGGGCGGTGTTTCTGAAAGCAAGTATGATTACCTTCTTTATCTACCTGGTTTTCCTGCTCTTTGGTGACATCGTTTTTCAGAAAGTGTTTCGCATCAACTTTGAGTCCTTTCGCATATTCGGTGGGATTGTGCTCTTCTCTTTTGCCTATATCTTTATCGTGCAGGGCAAAAAAGCCTTTATCCAGATAAAAGGAGATTTGCACGACCTGGCATCAGAAATAGCCTTGCCTTTTATGGTGGGGGCAGGCACCATCTCTCTCACTATCCTGATGTCGGAGCAGCTCGTGCTGTGGCAGGGCGTGGTGTCGCTGGTGCTTATCATGCTCATTAACTTCGGTATAATAATGGGACTCAAGCAAATACGTCGCGGAATGCGCTCTAAAAGTGTCCAAACCGCATTCGACAAGAACATGGAGCTGCTGTTGCGCATCAACGGCTTTTTTCTGGGTGCCATCGGTGTCGACATGGTGGTGACCGGAATCAGTAACCTCGTGACCGCGGCGAGTCAGGGTTAGGCTATAGCGTGCCGCCTTTTACTTGATAACTTCCTCCGAATACACCAGCCAAAGCGGAGTGTCAATGTCCATGTTATAAATTTTTGTTGGTACGCTGCCCAGGCTAAGCGACGGGATAGGGTTGTTTCCCTTTAAACCTAGCACCAGCAGATCGTGCTTTCCTTTACGCAGCTGCAGGCTAATGCGCTCTGCCGTGCTTTTCCCGGCGGCACGAACTAAGGTATAAGGCACTCCAGCTACTTCCGTGTGTCGTTTCTGAAGCTCCTTGAATTTTCCGTTTACCACCTCTTCCGCCTTTTTAATGGCTTTCTCTTCTGATATCAGCGGGAAATACTGCGTGGGCAGTTTATAAACATGCATAATCTCCAGGCTAAGCCTAAGTTCATCAGCGAGGCTCTTACTAAGCCGTAGCGCGTGCACCGAGGCGTCGGAGAAGTCAATAGGTGTCAGCACCCGTTCGATATTAAAGCTGGCTGTCTCCGGAAATACCAGTATGCTGCAGGGCAGGATGCGCAGCAATTTGGTGCCCAGAGATCCTGTACTTTTGTTACTCATCCGCTTGCCGAGTAAGGTCAGCTTTACGTCATAACGTTTCACCAGGTCTGCCATCATCACCTCTGTATTCGGTTCTTCGCTTACGAGCACCTCATGGTCGCAGCCCCCGGCAAAGTGCTCTGCCACGATGTCGGATATGTTGGCCTCCACCTCTTTGCTCAGGTCTATGTCACCGAAGGTTTCCCTGAAATCCTCGCTCAACTCTGATGTCTTGATGTTATGTACAAAATAAACCTTTTTTACCGGCAGCCGCTGGCATATTGAACGGGTAAAGGCCACCAACTTCTCGTCTATGTCGCTCAGGTCAAGGCAAACCATCATGGCGTCAATTATAATCATGTCTCTGCTGTTTTAAGTTATAGCGTGTCGTTTCTTTTATCTTCCGGAGTAAACGTCTGCTGCTTTGCGGCACGTTTTGCCAGCAGTTCCGTAATCTGCTGCTGGTAGTCTTTCCGTTGCTGTGCTAAGCCCAACCTTTTTTCTTCTTCCAGCTCCTCGCTCAGCCCTTTGTACAAACTGTAGCACATAGAGAGCAGAATAAACGCAAAGGGCAGACCCGTGATGATAACGGCTGTTTGCAGGGCCTGCAGACCGCCGCCAATCAGCAGCACCGCCGCTACAGCTCCCTCTGCCAAGGCCCAGAATATGCGCACGCCTACTGGAGAGTCCGGTCTTCCACCCGATGTCAGGCTGTCGACAACCAGAGAGCCAGAATCGGAGGAAGTCACAAAAAAGCCTGTGATCAGAATAATGCCGATGATAGAAAGCACCGTGGAGAAAGGAAGCTGCTCAAAGAAAACGAATAGGGCCGTAGATACATCGGCAGCCACTGCATCAGAAATAGCAGTTTCGCCAGCCAGTACCTCCCGCAGGGCAGTGCTGCCGAACACGGTCATCCACAGAAAGGAGAGCAGGGACGGAACGATCAGTACTCCCAGCACGAACTCCCGAATGGTGCGGCCTTTGGAAACACGCGCAATAAAAATGCCCACAAAAGGCGCCCACGAAATCCACCAGGCCCAGTAGAACACCGTCCAGCCCCCCTGCCAGTTTCGGGTGGAGTAGGCCTCGTTCCAGAACGACAACTGCAGGAAATTGCTAATGTAAGAGCCGGTATTCTGTACATAAGACCCAAGTATAAAGACTGTCGGTCCTAAAAAAAGAACAGCCAGTAGCACCAGCAGGGCAATGCGGATGTTCCACTCGCTTAAAATACGAACACCCTTGTCTACACCCGTTACCACGGAGACGGTGGCGACGCCGGTTATACCTGCAATTAGCATCACCTGCGTCGTTACGTCACTCGAAATGCCGGGGAACACGTGGTGCAGTCCGGCCGCCACCTGTTTCACGCCCAGCCCCAGGGAAGTGGCCAAGCCAAAGACTGTTGCCAGCACAGCCAGGATGTCGATGATATCCCCGATAAGCCCGTGGATGCGCTCCCCCAGGAAAGGGTAAAATGCCGAGCGGATGGTTAGGGGCAATTTGCGGCTATAGGTGAAATAGGCCAATGCCAGGCCTACCAGTGCGTAAATGGCCCAGGCATGGAAACCCCAGTGCAGAAAAGTGAAGTTCATGGCCTGCCTCGCCGCAGCAGGAGTGCCCGGCTCCCCGAGCGGTGGCGTTTGAAAGTGATTGATGGGCTCGGCAATGCTCCAGAACAAAAGCCCGATACCCATACCCGCGCTAAAGAGCATGGCAAACCAGGAGGAGGTGCTGAACTCCGGCTTCGCCTCCTTGCCGCCCAGCCGGATATCACCGAACTTGCCGAAGGCCATGTACAGGCAGAAGGCCACAAATATATTTACGCTTAGTATAAACAGCCAGCCCATGCTGGAGGTAACAGCCGCCTGTACATCGCTAAAGAACGTTTCGGCACCCTCCCTGAAAATAAGGACAAGCGCTATACTTATGATCAGGATGATGATAGAAGACCAGAAAACAGGCCCGTTCACTTCCAGCCCCAGGGACTTCTTTGTATCACTTCTTGCTACTTTACTCATCAATCAGAAATTTTAAATCAGAAATAATACCCCATGTTCATGTTAAAACGCATGTGCCAGTCCGTGTCTCCGGGTGTTCCCAAGGCAAGGGAGTTTGTCCATTCAGGGCCAAGCCAGGGCTGGTTATAGCCAAAGGCCGCATCTGTATAAATGTACATAGGGCCTGCGGTAAATAAGGCTCCCAGCACGTTCATGTGGGTGTTTTCAAAGCCATCTACCTGCTTGTTATAGTAGCCGTAGTTGTTGTAAAAGGTAATGCCCTGCAGCAGGCGGGTATCGATGGGCAGGTGATAGGCTACGCTGGCGGTATACATTTCGCCTCTGGTGGCTACGTTGTAACTTGCGCCGTAGGCACCCATTTCTACAAAATCCAAGTCTGCCCCGGTTGCATAGCGTGGGTTTATGCGGTAGAGCATGGCTTGTAACTTTACATTCCAGGGGCTGTAGATTGGTTTATACTCATAATGCAGAGCTGCAGCGTACCTGTTGCCGTTACGCTCTGTGTCCAGGTTGTACAGGAGCCCGCCCTGCAGGGAGGCGCCCAGTTCATGGGCAAGGCTGTCGCCCATGCGCCGTACCAGCTTAAAGTTAAGCTGATTGTTCTCTTTGTTGCGCCCGGTGATATCGTAGGAATAGCGATTGGGGCTGGGCTCCGCAAGGCCAAATAAAAACTCCTCGGCGCTTTTGTAGTAGGCTGCCTGCCATTGCCACCGGCCGTTGTCGTGTATGTATTTCACTCCCATGTCATGGTCATCCTCAAAACCAAGATAGTAGGTGATGTTGAAAAACCAGTTGTTGGAGTTGTACTGCTGAATACCAAACGGTACCTGGTTCAGCCCGACCTGTACCTGTGAATTCTCAGAGAAGTCGTGCTGGAACCAACCCTGTTTTAGAAAGCCTCCGCCAAAAGCCTCGGAATAGTAACGAAACTCAGCGTTAAGTTTTATACCCTTATAGGCTGATTCAACATTGAGGCGGAACACATCATAACCAAAATCACCGCCTCGCTCAAGCTGGTCTTTTTTCCAGGTGGAAAGGTTGTAGTTGAAACGCAAAGCCCCGCCTATTTTTAAAACTGGCTCATCAGGGTCTTCTTCCGGATACTGTGCATAGCACAGTGTGCTGATGAGGCAGGTAACTATAAGTAAAATAAATTTTTGCATATAAATGACATTGCCACAAGTATGAAATCTTCCATTTGTTTGACGGGTTCAAAGCAGAAATGTTGTTCCAAGGCTGATTTCAGGTGTTTCTTTCCACTGTTTGAGAGCTTTGATACCTTGATGATCTATGAGATGAGGGTGCTAATAAAGTACAGCTTCCCTTTGTTTCGATTGCCATCTCTAGAGTCAAAATAATGATTATGATATTGCTGGTGAGGCCATTTGAGCTAATTAAAATGAGCTTGCCGAGTATGACTACTACATTGGGGTAAGAAGCAAGCTGATGGGGCAAGCGAACTTAGTGCGTATCGGGCAGATTTATCTGTACCCGAACGGTTTCATCACTTTGTCTACTGGTATCCTGGCAGACGACCCAGTTATCATAACTGCAGGCGCATCGCTAGTAAATGGGGGATATCCATCTTTGTGAAAGCCGTTGCACTTGAAAAAGGAGTTGGGTTACCTGGTGTGGTGGAAGGCACTTATCAATAAAGACTAAAACATTAAGCATTATTCAACCCCGAGGCGCAAAGTTATCAACGGGTATGTGCAATGTATCAAAGGAAGAGGGAATGGCGAAATAATCAGGATCTACGAATAGTGTCCGAAGCAAATAAAAAAAGGCCTTCAGTGTTAGCTGAAGGCCTTTCGTGTAGACCGAAGGAGTGAATTATCGAACTTTATCCACAGTGATTTAGTGGCTGTGGAAACTTATCTTCAGTTAGGAGAGGAAGTTTGATATACATTCGCCTGTTGAACATAACTGTTGGTATAGGTAGCACATGGCTCTTTTTCACAGTTAGAAAGATTTGATAGCTAATTACGGGAGCCTGTACAAAGTAACGCTTTTACTCCGCCTTGCTTTCGGGGCTGGATTATGCTTGTTGTCATAGATTGTGGTAGATGCTGTGTCTAGGTTACTTTATCTGCCTTCGCAGCAGCTGCGCGTTGACGGCGACAATAACAGTGCTGAGACTCATCAGAGCGGCCCCGACAGCCGGGGATACCATGATGCCCTGGTTATACAGTACGCCTGCCGCCAGCGGAAGTGCTACAATGTTGTAACCTGTGGCCCAGATAAGGTTCTGAATCATCTTGCGGTAAGTGGCTTTGCCGAAGAGGATAAGGGAGGCGATATCCTGCGGGTTGCTGTTGACCAGGATAATGTCGGCTGTCTCTGCCGCCACGTCCGTTCCGGAGCCTACGGCGATGCCCACATCAGCCTGGGCAAGGGCAGGGGCGTCGTTCACGCCGTCGCCTGTCATGGCCACGAACTCTCCCTGCTGCTGCAGCTCCTTTACCTTCTCCTGCTTCTGGTGCGGCAGCACGTTGGCCAGGTAGCCGTCCATGCCCAGCTTGTCGCTCACGCTTTTAGCCACGCGCTCGTTGTCGCCGGTCAG
Above is a window of Pontibacter akesuensis DNA encoding:
- a CDS encoding universal stress protein, producing MIIIDAMMVCLDLSDIDEKLVAFTRSICQRLPVKKVYFVHNIKTSELSEDFRETFGDIDLSKEVEANISDIVAEHFAGGCDHEVLVSEEPNTEVMMADLVKRYDVKLTLLGKRMSNKSTGSLGTKLLRILPCSILVFPETASFNIERVLTPIDFSDASVHALRLSKSLADELRLSLEIMHVYKLPTQYFPLISEEKAIKKAEEVVNGKFKELQKRHTEVAGVPYTLVRAAGKSTAERISLQLRKGKHDLLVLGLKGNNPIPSLSLGSVPTKIYNMDIDTPLWLVYSEEVIK
- a CDS encoding M50 family metallopeptidase translates to MFGVSDIPKFFLAFFLVLPIISFVHEAGHVFFAWLMGGRNIKVTVGSGDVLFRAGMLEIRKYYFWYGLCSFDNLKRNHRFANILIFAGGALFNAIAAVVVIYLIENNILKPNLATYQFTYFSLYYIFFALLPMPYPGGSASDGKIILDLIRNKKQLGERTYRVQWNEEEKQWHVLNDDHELVQAFEDEEQALTKAHEVAQSNRPSRLVNSQNGKEVEVQNYPRIPL
- a CDS encoding ABC transporter permease/M1 family aminopeptidase; translation: MKLWKIFRFEFAYLAGRISTWLYVGVLLAFTFGMTQFIKPGDGVYPNNTLLITAITVIGIFLWLVIGASTAGEAAARDVQTRMHPLTYITPVTKFSYLGGRFLAAFAVNALLLLSLPLGALLSFYLPGLAQEGLLPFRPAVYLNVYFLIALPLVFIATALQFTFAALSRQVMTSYLASLLLALVAQIIAISVAKLFGNWDLVKLLDPVGVSGIIGNELQTWTPTDKNTRLVELEGMFLLNRILWGIVAVGLLWLTYLRFSFTHPETSSWMGRIMRRPKVQASTTAEPAVVRAAAIQVPQVQRSFGSATYFRQALKIAWASFGKIARHPLGLTLVGAIALLTAVFGDKIVSEFGIPLLPTTQQVVDFLTAPVSNISTPWVVIPLLIMYFVGMLVWHERDGGISDMADAAPVPEWVLFTGKFLGVALIIVVWMVILMAGGMGMQIGLGYDQLEIGLYVQALFGLQLVDYLLFALLAFVVHVVVNQKHIGFLVLLLVFSFMAFPSHFNVEHHMLIFGADTGWWYTDMRGFGPSLGPWLWFKLYWTAWALLLAVGARLLWVRGREQSLQSRLKSAQRRFTGSTTWVAVLGIGLLLTLGSFIFYNTNVLNEYLPVSDILERKAEYERRYGQYRNTPQPQLTSTKLHVEIYPDQQQVVIRAAYTLVNRETEPIDSIHLGSVSGIAPAEVSFDRPAAGVLLDNELSYHMYALEESLQPGDSLQLNFVVNYKQQGFSHSGASAMVVENGTYFTNFDLLLTIGYQHFREIDDAVLRKKHKLAARPELPSLYDEEARKKPFSTDQSTFEAILGTANDEVAVAPGALKRTWTKGDRRYFHYKANVPIGGEFAILSGKYAVQQSKWNDVAIRIYYHPNHAQNIGRMLRSAKASLAHFTEQFGPYPFKHFTLVERAGSGFGATADAGIVYYGEQYPLMNPDDSQDGFDLPYYIMAHEVGHQWWGMARLTPAYVEGAGVLIEGLAVYAGMQVLEKNYGDVHLQQYVNFLHSTYEMPRSLATASLLQADEDFLYYRKGGLALHALARYLGKDKVNGALRNLLQKRTAGEIPHPTTLDLYQELQTITPDSLNYLLHDLFKENTYWRLKTNRFEVEQTKEGSWQVTLEVQAQKAIVDRTGSEREVPMNDWLEVGIYEEGKTLREPLYLQMHRIRSGEQTIKVTVPRKPDRGGIDPNHLMIDLRRDDNIK
- a CDS encoding MarC family protein, whose amino-acid sequence is MIAVILSFLVMLNPFALFLYLKPVMNDLSDADFRAVFLKASMITFFIYLVFLLFGDIVFQKVFRINFESFRIFGGIVLFSFAYIFIVQGKKAFIQIKGDLHDLASEIALPFMVGAGTISLTILMSEQLVLWQGVVSLVLIMLINFGIIMGLKQIRRGMRSKSVQTAFDKNMELLLRINGFFLGAIGVDMVVTGISNLVTAASQG
- a CDS encoding BCCT family transporter codes for the protein MSKVARSDTKKSLGLEVNGPVFWSSIIILIISIALVLIFREGAETFFSDVQAAVTSSMGWLFILSVNIFVAFCLYMAFGKFGDIRLGGKEAKPEFSTSSWFAMLFSAGMGIGLLFWSIAEPINHFQTPPLGEPGTPAAARQAMNFTFLHWGFHAWAIYALVGLALAYFTYSRKLPLTIRSAFYPFLGERIHGLIGDIIDILAVLATVFGLATSLGLGVKQVAAGLHHVFPGISSDVTTQVMLIAGITGVATVSVVTGVDKGVRILSEWNIRIALLVLLAVLFLGPTVFILGSYVQNTGSYISNFLQLSFWNEAYSTRNWQGGWTVFYWAWWISWAPFVGIFIARVSKGRTIREFVLGVLIVPSLLSFLWMTVFGSTALREVLAGETAISDAVAADVSTALFVFFEQLPFSTVLSIIGIILITGFFVTSSDSGSLVVDSLTSGGRPDSPVGVRIFWALAEGAVAAVLLIGGGLQALQTAVIITGLPFAFILLSMCYSLYKGLSEELEEEKRLGLAQQRKDYQQQITELLAKRAAKQQTFTPEDKRNDTL
- a CDS encoding ABC transporter ATP-binding protein; this translates as MKLQITNISKTYPNGVQALQDITLTIPNGMYGLLGPNGAGKSTLMRILATLQEPDSGSIQLGEIDVLKQQDEVRQTLGYLPQEFGVYPKARAEDLLDYFAVLKGIINRASRREVVEALLKQTNLWDKRRQKLGGFSGGMKQRFGVAVALLGNPKLMIVDEPTAGLDPAERVRFLNLLSELGENSVVLLSTHIVEDVSELCTRMAIINKGQILQEAEPIRAVEGLQGRIWRRIVEKSVLPELEREHKVISTKLLSGRTLVHIYSEEDPGSGLELVQPNLEDVYFTTMAGYAQKQVLPQEREVQL